A DNA window from Enoplosus armatus isolate fEnoArm2 chromosome 9, fEnoArm2.hap1, whole genome shotgun sequence contains the following coding sequences:
- the LOC139290790 gene encoding C-type lectin-like: protein MDQRGTWFESDCRAKKSFVCQGNGDTSGHIFVANTKSWRDAQNHCRGMSSDLVAIHSAEENEAVHNVSVSHYVWIGLFKDPWKWSDGSNSSFRYWKPRNLILIQENMTWIDAMSYCREHHIDLVHITTKDIQEKVAEKAKNATSTHVWLGLRYTCNFDFWFWTTSATGCYWNWAPGQGSEGKYDCGVTGAIEATGRQQWVGLPETEKLNFICNACAR from the exons ATGGATCAACGCGGCACGTGGTTTGAAAGTGACTGCAGAGctaaaaaaagttttgtttgtcaGG GCAACGGTGATACCAGTGGTCACATTTTTGTAGCTAACACCAAATCATGGAGGGACGCTCAGAATCATTGCAGGGGCATGTCGTCTGATCTCGTTGCCATTCACTCAGCAGAAGAGAACGAGGCAGTACacaatgtgtctgtgtcacacTATGTGTGGATTGGCCTCTTCAAAGATCCCTGGAAGTGGTCTGATGGCAGCAACTCATCGTTCCGTTACTGGAAACCCA GAAACCTGATACTAATCCAGGAAAACATGACGTGGATTGACGCCATGAGTTACTGCAGGGAGCACCATATTGACCTGGTCCACATTACCACCAAAGACATTCAGGAGAAGGTGGCTGAAAAGGCAAAGAACGCCACATCAACCCATGTTTGGCTAGGTCTGCGCTACACTTGTAACTTTGACTTTTGGTTCTGGACCACTTCAGCTACTGGCTGTTACTGGAACTGGGCACCAGGACAGGGATCCGAGGGGAAATATGACTGTGGTGTTACAGGTGCAATTGAGGCCACTGGGAGGCAGCAGTGGGTAGGCTTGcctgagacagaaaaactgaatttcatcTGCAATGCATGTGCTAGATGA